The Seriola aureovittata isolate HTS-2021-v1 ecotype China chromosome 16, ASM2101889v1, whole genome shotgun sequence genomic interval GGAACGGTAAGAAGCAAAGTGCGTTTTTCCTTACAGGTTCCCGTAGAAGACACGATTATAGCCTTTGGCGCCCgtcctgcagagctgcagacgAAATAAAGAAGTGGCCGCGTGGTAAGGAGGCACCATTGAAGcgatttctgttgtttttagtgtgtgtatacagaCATATTTTAAATCTTGCAACATTTAGCGTAAATTTGACCCAAGCAACCTAACGGTAGCTTTGTTCTCCAAGTTGCTCCAAGTGTGGGCAATGCAATCTGGGATGAAAGAGCGGGCCGTAACATCGCCCCAATACTATAAGCTAGCTGTGTTACTAAAGCTTGCGACAATGAGTACATTGTCGGTGTATGCTAACgtattttacagtatgttgGCTGCGTTAacgctagctagctaacactgCAGAAGTGTGCATTCCATGATTTTGTTTGATCGTCGGGCCTATAAAGCTgattggagttttttttttctttatctcatcGAGCATAGCGTTGACCTTAATTTGCTTCATTGAAATTGCCAATGAAAAACGACTAACTACTGCTTTAGGTTAGGTGTTCACGCCCCTTGCGTTACTTAACGTTGTACCGCAGGTGCAAAAAGTAAAGTTGAGATTTTTGCTCCCACCCAGGCCTGAAATTATACTAGCTACAGTTAGCATGCATGCTAACCTGCATAACGTTATCTCGTTTGGCTAGCTTTGAATAATGGGTTCGCTTTGAGAAATCTTTTCCACATCATTCGGTTAATAACCTGGGTGTCAACTTGGCATTATAATAGTACGAATTTATAAACGTTGCcgcgtttgtgtgtttatattacTGAGTACTTCTTAGTGACAAGAACATTAGTTATGAGAAGCGGTTAGTTAACAGCTCATTCATCTGGGGCAGAATTGGGTCATGCTGATGtcctgtttttacttttttacattcAACTGTAATGTGAATAAGAGTGGTGCCTTCATGCATATCTATGTGACTTCAGGCATCGAATAAACGTGATCATTTACAATTCCcatgtttttcatatttagaGCACAACATGGGCAAGAAGCAGAATACCAAGGGAAAGAAGGATGCACAGGAGACACAGGAAGAACCTGAGGAGTTTGTCGTGGAAAAAGTATTGGACCAGCGTATTGTCAATGGGAAAGTAGAATTCTACTTGAAGTGGAAAGGATTTACAGAGTGAGTTGCCTGGGACACCTGCCCCCCCTCCCGCTGAGCTGGAAGTGCTTCCCTGGTATGGGGTTGTGCTATGCTTTTGTCCATAATCATTGTGGTTGCATGAAGAATCTGCAGTTCTGCATTCAAGCTGGTTTTAGAAGTTAACTatattttttgcatctttatcTGTGGGAGTTTGTTTTAAGATGCAAATGCTGACCCTCGTCCTGCTCTTGTAGTGCCGACAATACCTGGGAGCCAGAGGAGAATCTGGATTGTCCAGAGCTAATTTCAGCATTTTTGGAAGCACAGAAGAACATTACAGAGAAGCCTGCCCCTGTAAAGAGGAAGGCATCAACAGAAGAGCCAGAGACGGAAGCAAAGAAGAAAGATGTGGTGAGTCCACTAACACTTTTGCACATTTCTCCAACCAGCACTTTACTTATGAGATGAGTTGAATCAAGCAATGGGAATCCTCCACATGAGGATTATTTCTCAAAATTCAGAAAAAGATAAGCGATAAAATACCACATGTAATCATGTTTCACAGGCCTctcaaaaaactgtcatagcaCCATTGATACAAGGCTGGCGATCAAATTAATTGGTCTCAGAATGTGAGTTGCATTATATcaactgggaaaaaaacatgaatcacTGCTCCAGTTTCTTGCATATGCCCATGTGTTCTGTTGTCACCAATAGCAGCCTGAAAAACCGCGTGGCTTTGCTAGAAACCTCGAACCAGAACGGATCATTGGCGCAACAGACAGCAGTGGGGAATTGATGTTCTTGATGAAATGGTGAgtaaacaagttaaaaaaagtCTCCTTTTATGTCCAAGCCTCTCAaattatctttgtttattttttttatttttttgagacATTTAATATTCTGGCTTTGTTGTTTCTCAGAAATGCATGAAATGCAAATCCACCTCTGTATTTTTGCAGGCAGGGGTCCACAGTTGCTGTAATGGTGTTCTCCCTCTTTGCCCTTTTCCGTAGGAAAGACTCAGATGAAGCAGATTTGGTCCCAGCCCGTGAGGCGAACACTCGCTGCCCTCAGGTGGTCATTTCCTTCTATGAGGAGAGACTGACATGGCATTCCTGTCCAGAGGATGAAGCTCAGTAGTACTGTCCCATGGTCCCTCCAGTCCTTTGCACCACCTAAGCCCTTTTCCTCAGGACTGACTTTTCTTCCCTGGCTTGCCTTTTTGTTATAGCTATCTTAGTTATTGTTGAAGATGTTTCCAGACTTGAATTGTATGGCAGTCAAGGAAAGACATGATGTTGTACATAGGAGCTGAGCTGATTGTGAGGAAGTAGGTGATGGTGTTGTGATGTATAAAGAACAAGTCTTCCGGTAacatattatgttttatgtggtGGCAGTTTAGAAACAATACTTCAATAGAACCCACCACTGCCTATATTCATATCTGGTCAAAttgtaaaaaaatcaaaatgaatccATTGGTTTGTTAGTCTGACCACCTCTTGTAATAACATCTTAATCTCATGTGAGAtgcagcttgttgttttttttcacaccagTGCTGATGTTTTGTTCTACAAGTACATTTTGTATACTTTGTCTGTAAATATTATTTGAAGTTCTAATAAAGGTTTTATGTGACCAAATTCCATTGCTCAGTTTTTATGGTCCAAGGAAATGTATTAAGGATTGGAAAGTAGGGGagtcgtgtagcgtagtggtttacgcaggcgccccatgtgtagaggctacagtcctcgctgcagtcggccccggttcgaatcccgcatcggacggcctttcactgcatgttattccccctctctctgcctccccgtttcctgttactctccactgtgctgtccattaaaggcataaaagccccaaaaaatatactttaaaaaaaaaaaaaaaaagaattggaAAGTAAAATGCATATACGGACTTAACTGTAAATGttaatcacatttttacaaCTTGATTTTGTTATCTATACATTGATGAAAACTGGAAATGTTAACCAATATGAGCTTTCATTTTGACAGTAATGTTTGAAACTTGGAAGTTGGGCTGGTGCCAGAAAGCACAATGAAGATGAAAACAttccaaaatgtttgtttttgaccaGAGTTGCAGCATTTTTCAGCTGCTCCCTGAGGAATTTGACCTCGTCAGAGAATATGTTTTCCTTTCCTCATTCTTCCCTGCACATGACAGGCCTGAGGGTCCTGAAGAGCCAGGTCCTGCTAATCAAGATGTAGTGACTGTGATGGGGCCCTGACACAGTATGAATAATCCCACTCATCTACCTACATCTGACCAATCTGCAGATGTTGGAGTAGCTAACTATTTTACTCAGGTATTGCACCTCAGCAGTGTTGAGCAACAGTACTTCGGCATTACGACATGGGAGAGATAACACTTTCACTACACTACATTTAACAAGAAAATGTACTTTCCATTTCATTATTCT includes:
- the cbx3a gene encoding chromobox protein homolog 3a isoform X1, translated to MGHAGSRRRHDYSLWRPSCRAADEIKKWPREHNMGKKQNTKGKKDAQETQEEPEEFVVEKVLDQRIVNGKVEFYLKWKGFTDADNTWEPEENLDCPELISAFLEAQKNITEKPAPVKRKASTEEPETEAKKKDVPEKPRGFARNLEPERIIGATDSSGELMFLMKWKDSDEADLVPAREANTRCPQVVISFYEERLTWHSCPEDEAQ
- the cbx3a gene encoding chromobox protein homolog 3a isoform X2; amino-acid sequence: MGKKQNTKGKKDAQETQEEPEEFVVEKVLDQRIVNGKVEFYLKWKGFTDADNTWEPEENLDCPELISAFLEAQKNITEKPAPVKRKASTEEPETEAKKKDVQPEKPRGFARNLEPERIIGATDSSGELMFLMKWKDSDEADLVPAREANTRCPQVVISFYEERLTWHSCPEDEAQ